The genomic interval CGATAATGGCGAGTGTGCCGCCGATCATTAAATTGGCTTTTACTGTACTGATAGCGGTGTTGATGTAGGGTGTCTGGTCGTGGACCCAATCATAGTAGAGTCCCTGCTCTTTCAGTACGCCCTGGTTGAGGTCATCCACCACCGTCCGCATGCGGGCGGTGAGCCCCAGCACGTTGGCCCCCGCCTCCTTGCGTATGCCCGTAACGATCATCGGCTGCCCGTTGTGCTGCACAGCAGGGGGGTTGGCGTAGTGGCCGAAGCCGGTCTCCGCCACATCGCGGAGGTAGACCCGGTGGAGACCGTCATCCACCAGAAGCAGTTCCCCCGCCTCTTCCGGGGATTGGAACTGACCTACCGTGCGGATGCGGTAGTTGCGTTTGGACAGCCCCATCACACCGGCGGAGATATCACTGTTGGCGCTCTGTACTCGGCCGATGACATGATTCAGTGTGATGCCGTGCTCCGCCAGTCGCGCCGGATCGACGGTGATCTCCATGCGTTTTTCGGTGCCACCGAAGACGAACAGGGAGCCGACACCCTGAACCCTCTCAAGGGCGTGGCGCACCTCATTTTCGAAGAAGGTACGGTAGTTTTTAATGCGGTGGGGGTCGCCATCGAGTGTCTTCAGCATCATCCAGATTACCGGTGAGCTCTCGGCGCTGGAGGTGTTCACCACGGGCTTGTTGGCATTTTCCGGGTAAGCGGCTACCTCATTAAGCTTATTGGTGACCCGCACCATGGCATCGTTGAGGTCGGTGCCCACCTTAAAGGTGAGACTGATGTTGCCGTAGTTGTTGTAGCTGGAGCTCTCCATCACCGTAAGACCTGAGATGCTCTTTAGTGCCTCCTCCTGCTCCTCGACGATCTCTTTTTCGATCTCGTAGGGGCTGGCGCCTGGCCAGTCGGTGCGGACGCTGATCTTGGGTGCTTCCACATCCGGTGTCAGTTGCACCGGTAATCGGCTGAGGCCGATGAGACCGAACAGTACGACCAGGATCACAACGGCGAAGGTGGAGACCGGTTGATGGATGGAGAGTTTTACCAGATCCATGGAGGGTGCCTATTTCGAGATTTTATTGATGACGACGACAGCCTGATCGGGTTGCAGGCGGTCATTACCATCCACCACCACCGATATGCCGTCGGTAACGGGGGACTTCTCTACGGCGACCAGGGTGCCGGTGCGGGCGATGATGCCCAGGGGCAGCATCTTCGCCTTACCCTTTTTTACCGCATAGACATAGGGCTTGCCCTTGATTCGTACCACAGCATCCCGTGGTATCAGGTGCAGGGTGCGTCTCTCCCCGGCGGCGGCTTCCACCGATGCTGACATATTCTGAATCATCCCCTTACGATAGGGGACGTTGATCTTTAGGGTGGCACTCTTAGAGCGCATATCCACCACCGGAGCAAAGCCGCGGATACTGCCTTCCAGCTGGATACCGAGAGAGTCGATGGTGACCGCTACCGGCTCTCCCTGGTTCTGGTAACGGATCAGCTTCTCGGAGATTGCCGCTTTCACTACCGTGTCGGCGGTGGAGGCGAGACGGCAGACCGCAACGCCGGGGCTGATCCACTCACCCTGCTCCTTGAATTTGCCGAGGATCACGCCGTCGAAGGGGGCGCGGACGGTGCTCTTCTCCTGTTGCAGCTGCAGGCGTGCCAACTCCTCATCCAGTGTCTGGTGTTTCTTCTGTAACGCCAGGTATTCGTAGTGGGTATCGTCATAGGTTTGACGGCTGGCTGAATTTTTCTTCAGCAGGTTCTTTAACCGTTTCAGGGTGGCACCCACCCGGTTGAGGTCGGCGCTGACCTGCGCGCGCTGCATCTGTTTTATGTCCATATCTTTATGGATCAGATCGGTATTGAGCTCCACCAGGGGATCTCCCGCCTTGACCTGCATTCCCTCCACTGCATTCTGGCGGGTAATGAGACCCGAGGTCTCTCCCGAGACTTCGGATATACGATCAAAATCGATCACCCCAATCAAACGGCTGGTGGCAGCCAACTCCTGCTCCACCACCTTGGCAACCACCACCCGGGCAGGAGGTGGTGTCTGTTGGGCGGCAGTCAGAGCAAGGGGTGCCAGTGCGCCCAGTAAAACCCAGCAGTGGAGTGAAAAGGGTTTCATGAGAGGTTCTCCATGATTTGGGTGAGGGACGCTTTAAGTCGTTTTTTGTCAGCGGCTTCAAGGCCACGGTAGGCCCGGGAGCGAAAGGATGAAGCCGCTTTATTGAGCAGAGTGTAGCGCTCCTGCCCTGAAGAGGTGATGTGGACCCGGCTGGCGCGGCGGTCACCGGGATCTTTTTTGCGCAGGACCAGCCCCTTCTTCTCGAGTTTTTCCAGAATACGAGTAACGTTTGGGCGATCCTTGAACAGCAGTTCAGCGATCTCCCGCTGCTGCAAGCCGTCGGTATCGGATAGCAGAGAGAGCAGGGTGAACTGCTCCGGGGTGATGTCGTATGGGCGAAGAATACGTGCAAAAGCTGCTTTCAGACGCATGGAGGTCTGAAACAGGTGAAAACCGAGGGTCTGCTGGATCTGGTGGCTCATGGTGTGGGCGCTGTAGGTAGTTGTCGTGACAACTTAATGCTGGCTGGAGGGGAAGTCAACCGCTAAAAGAGGTTTTTTCAGTCAATTACCTGGAGGGCTGTTTTAAGCCGTTATTAAAACATTCGGAGCTGAAATTACCTTTGCCCCTCTCCCCCTGGTCGGGGTGAGGGAGGATTTTTGGCTATTGTTGCCCATCCCCTCGAAAAGGTATAATTGACTGACACCACCACATCCACCCATCCTCCAATCCTCACTTAACTCAATAGGCCAGAAACAGGAGTGGCTTTATTTTTCTTATGAATGACATACTTATACTCATCTCTTTGTTGTTTCTTTCAGGTGCTTTTTCTGGTTCAGAAACCGCTTTAACAGCCGTTACTCTAGCGCGTGCGGAAGCTTTGCAGAAGGATGGGCGAGGTGGTGCCAAGGCGTTGCTTCACTTGAAAGAAAATTCTACAAGCATGTTAATTACCCTATTAATTGGCAATAATCTGGTCAATATCGGCGCTTCCGCTTTTGCTACAGTGGTGGCTACGGAACATCTTGGAGCTTTAGGTCCGGGGGTGGCGGTTGGGGCATTGACCTTTCTAATTCTTGTGTTTGGAGAGATTACCCCCAAAAGCTTGGCTATTCGTCATTCTGTGCAGG from Candidatus Sedimenticola sp. (ex Thyasira tokunagai) carries:
- a CDS encoding efflux RND transporter periplasmic adaptor subunit; translated protein: MKPFSLHCWVLLGALAPLALTAAQQTPPPARVVVAKVVEQELAATSRLIGVIDFDRISEVSGETSGLITRQNAVEGMQVKAGDPLVELNTDLIHKDMDIKQMQRAQVSADLNRVGATLKRLKNLLKKNSASRQTYDDTHYEYLALQKKHQTLDEELARLQLQQEKSTVRAPFDGVILGKFKEQGEWISPGVAVCRLASTADTVVKAAISEKLIRYQNQGEPVAVTIDSLGIQLEGSIRGFAPVVDMRSKSATLKINVPYRKGMIQNMSASVEAAAGERRTLHLIPRDAVVRIKGKPYVYAVKKGKAKMLPLGIIARTGTLVAVEKSPVTDGISVVVDGNDRLQPDQAVVVINKISK
- a CDS encoding MarR family transcriptional regulator: MSHQIQQTLGFHLFQTSMRLKAAFARILRPYDITPEQFTLLSLLSDTDGLQQREIAELLFKDRPNVTRILEKLEKKGLVLRKKDPGDRRASRVHITSSGQERYTLLNKAASSFRSRAYRGLEAADKKRLKASLTQIMENLS
- a CDS encoding DUF21 domain-containing protein encodes the protein MNDILILISLLFLSGAFSGSETALTAVTLARAEALQKDGRGGAKALLHLKENSTSMLITLLIGNNLVNIGASAFATVVATEHLGALGPGVAVGALTFLILVFGEITPKSLAIRHSVQASLAVAPTVLLLMRILFPLVWMFEHLISVVYKMTNIKESPTVTESELVGLLMRGTQEGTIEQDEAKIILITLNAQPLIEENESILAANKRV